A portion of the Marinobacter alexandrii genome contains these proteins:
- the corA gene encoding magnesium/cobalt transporter CorA: protein MRKKIKPIDLVRPDKLLFTGLKTLTEFTLTPLNMYADLKAQSKGKAEITFIGEKKLEEVKVQLFSFNEKEVEESIEKNFQSMKSLASSHIYWLNIHGLHEVELIQELASIMDLDRLSVRQLLDTTQRPKVEEFDNYLFFNLKSILLDNENRLDVEQLSFVLGKNYVISFQEKESDHFDDIRSKIREGIGFVRKRTSDYLLIQLLDAILDNYFETIEDINEDIAKLEKEVYNDPRKETLFELEKSKKRADLIKKSLTPMIESINYILNNRTSFFQKPNIKYINDLRMSCANALEEVDSTARALESLTNIYYASLSQKMNETMKVLTTVATIFIPLTFIAGIYGMNFEYMPELQYKYGYFTIWGVMILIFIAMVVYFKRKKWL, encoded by the coding sequence ATGAGAAAAAAGATAAAACCGATTGATTTAGTCCGCCCGGATAAACTTTTATTTACTGGTTTAAAAACACTCACAGAGTTTACCCTTACTCCCCTTAATATGTATGCTGATCTCAAAGCACAGTCAAAAGGTAAAGCGGAGATTACTTTTATCGGTGAAAAAAAATTAGAGGAAGTAAAAGTTCAGCTTTTTTCTTTCAATGAAAAAGAGGTTGAAGAATCGATTGAAAAGAATTTTCAATCGATGAAAAGCCTTGCCAGTTCACACATTTATTGGTTGAATATTCACGGATTACATGAGGTTGAATTGATTCAAGAATTAGCCTCTATTATGGATTTAGATAGACTTTCTGTACGCCAACTTTTGGATACAACTCAAAGGCCAAAAGTTGAAGAATTTGATAACTATTTATTCTTCAATCTCAAATCGATTCTTTTGGATAATGAAAATCGACTTGACGTAGAACAGCTTTCTTTTGTACTAGGTAAAAACTATGTAATCTCCTTTCAGGAGAAAGAAAGTGATCACTTTGATGACATAAGGTCTAAAATTCGTGAAGGGATTGGGTTCGTCAGGAAGCGAACAAGCGATTATCTTCTTATCCAACTATTGGATGCCATTCTTGATAACTACTTCGAAACGATAGAAGATATCAATGAGGATATTGCCAAACTCGAAAAAGAGGTCTATAATGATCCTAGAAAAGAAACGCTTTTTGAACTTGAAAAGAGCAAAAAAAGGGCAGACTTGATCAAAAAGTCATTGACACCAATGATTGAATCGATTAACTACATTCTTAACAACAGGACTTCTTTCTTTCAGAAGCCTAACATAAAATACATTAACGATTTGCGAATGAGCTGTGCGAATGCATTGGAAGAGGTTGACTCAACAGCACGTGCGCTCGAAAGCTTAACAAATATCTATTACGCATCATTGAGTCAGAAAATGAATGAGACCATGAAGGTTTTGACTACTGTTGCTACCATATTTATACCATTGACATTTATAGCTGGTATTTATGGAATGAACTTTGAATATATGCCTGAATTACAATACAAGTATGGTTATTTCACCATTTGGGGGGTGATGATCTTGATATTTATCGCAATGGTGGTGTACTTCAAACGCAAGAAATGGCTATAG
- a CDS encoding mechanosensitive ion channel domain-containing protein, whose product MDKIVDFFDRLQNFYFVQAALTIIILFLFFSARWLIRKSVNRLGKEFSYDPNRTAATKRILYLSLYVVVGLILVVIWGGDLNNLWVSIGSILGVIAIGFFAIWSILSNIVAGIIIYSINPFKITDTLVLVEKNVTGKVKDIGLIYTTLEDEDGIFTVPNNLFFQQVVKVKK is encoded by the coding sequence ATGGATAAAATAGTCGATTTCTTTGACCGATTACAAAACTTCTATTTTGTACAAGCGGCTCTAACCATTATTATTCTTTTCCTCTTTTTTTCAGCCAGATGGCTCATAAGGAAAAGTGTAAATCGTCTTGGGAAAGAATTTTCTTATGATCCCAATAGAACCGCAGCTACTAAGCGTATTCTCTACCTCTCTCTTTATGTTGTTGTTGGATTAATATTAGTCGTAATCTGGGGCGGAGATCTAAATAACCTTTGGGTTTCAATTGGAAGTATCCTCGGTGTAATCGCTATCGGGTTCTTTGCCATATGGAGTATACTAAGTAACATTGTTGCTGGAATTATCATCTATTCCATAAATCCATTCAAAATTACCGATACGCTTGTGTTGGTAGAGAAAAATGTGACCGGAAAAGTCAAAGACATTGGGCTGATTTACACTACACTTGAAGATGAGGACGGCATATTTACCGTCCCTAATAATTTATTCTTTCAGCAAGTCGTAAAAGTGAAAAAATAA